Within the Paracoccus everestensis genome, the region CAGTTTCCTGACCATGCTGGGCATCATCATCGGCATCGCATCCGTAGTGTCGGTGGTGGCCCTGGGCGAGGGATCGCGCCAGCGGGTGCTGGCCAACATCTCCTCTCTGGGGACCAATACGCTGGAAGTGTTTCCGGGCCGGGACTTTGGCGACATGAGGTCGGGGCGGATCCAGACGCTTGTGGCATCCGATGCCGAGGCGCTGGCCCGCCTGCCCTTTGTCGCGGCAGCCACACCCGGCACCGCGGCCACGGCCACCATCCGCTTTGGCGGAACGCAGGCCAATGCCCAGATCAGCGGCGTGGGGGCGGATTACTTCACCGTCACAGGATCGGCGATCATCGCGGGCCGCGGCTTCGACACGACCGCCATCGCCCGCATGGCGCAGGAGGTCGTGATCGACACCAACACCCGCGACAGCCTGTTCGCGGACCGCATGGACGATGGCGTGGGCCAGGTGATCTATGCGGGCAACGCCATGCTGCGGGTGGTCGGCGTGGCCGAGATCGCGTCGCGCGGTCCGGGGGGCAGCCAGACCCTGCGGCTCTATGCGCCCTATACCACCGTCCAGGCGCGCTATCTGGGAACCAGCACCCTGTCCAGCCTGACCCTGCGCATTGCCGACGAAGCCGACATGGCGGCGGCGCAGGCGGCCGTGACCGACTTCCTGACCCAGCGGCACGGGACGCAGGATTTCTTCATCGTCAACACCGACCAGATCCGGGAAACCATCACCAGCACCACCGGCGCGCTGACCTTGCTGATTTCGGCCATTGCCGTGATCTCGCTTGTGGTGGGGGGCATCGGTGTGATGAACATCATGCTGGTCTCGGTCACCGAACGCGTGTCCGAAATCGGGCTGCGCATGGCGGTGGGGGCGCGGCGCAGCGACATCCTGCAACAGTTCCTGATCGAGGCCGTGCTGGTCTGCATGATCGGCGGCGTGCTGGGGATCGCGGCGGCGCTTGGCTTTGGCGTCGTCTTTGACCGCTTCAGCACCAGCTTTACCATGATCCAGTCCCCCAACGCGATGATCGCGGCCCTGGTCAGTTCGACCCTGATCGGCATCACCTTCGGTTTCCTGCCCGCCCGCAGCGCCGCGCGCATGGACCCCGTCGCCGCCTTGTCAAAGGGTTAGGTCCTGCAATTTGCCTCACTCGGGCGGAAATTAGTCTGGCTGGATAAGACCTTCCGAAAAAACCATTTGTGTCGGGCCGGAATGCTGACGCAATCTGATCCCAGGATGACGGCGGCGCGCAATGCCGCATAACCGGTCTGGGAGGACTTATGACTGCTTCTAAACTGATCGGCGCCTTGTTCGCCGCAACGATCCTGAGTGCGCCGGCATGGGCACAAACCTATCCCGAACGCCAGATCACCATGGTCGTGCCGTTTTCGGCCGGGGGGCCGACCGACACCGTGGCGCGTCTTGTGGCCGAGCGGATGTCGGCCGACCTGGGCCAGCAGATCGTTGTGCAGAACGTGGGCGGCGCCGGGGGCACGCTGGGCGCGGGCCAGGTCGCCAATGCCGAGGCCGACGGATACACCGTGCTGCTGCATCATATCGGCATGGCGACATCCGATACGCTGTATCGCAATCTGGCCTATGAAACGCTGGACGCGTTCGAATATGTGGGCCTTGTGACCGAGGTGCCGATGGTCGTCACCGCACGCCAGGATTTCGAACCCGCCGATTTCCCGGCTTTCATCGAATACGTCAAGGCCAACGGCGATTCGCTGACGCTGGCCAATGCGGGCATCGGCGCCGCCAGTCACCTGTGCGGGATGCTGCTGATGCAGGCGCTTGAAGTGCCGCTGGTCACGGTGCCGTACAAGGGCACCGGCCCGGCCATGACTGACCTTCTGGGCGGCCAGGTGGACATCATGTGCGACCAGACCACCAACACCACCCAGCAGATCAAGGGCGGCACGATCAAGGCCTATGCCGTGACCACGCCAGAACGGCTTGACCTGTTCCCCGACCTGCCCACCGCCGCCGAATCCGGGTTGGAGGCGATGCAGTTCGGCATCTGGCACGGCATCTATACCCCCAAGGGCACCGCGCCCGAAATCAATGCGCGCCTGTCGGAATCGCTGCAAAAGGCGCTTGCCGACGAAGGCGTGGCCAAGGCCATGGCCGACCTGGGCACCGCGCCCTCGTCCGCCGAGGAGGCCACACCCGAGGCGCTGAAGGCCAAGCTTGAATCCGAAATCGCCCGCTGGAAGCCGGTGATCGAGGCTGCGGGCGTTTACGCCGACTGATCCACGCGCCCGCCGCCATCCCGGCGGCGGGTTCCATTGCGGCATGGGGGGATCATGTCCACGAAACCGAAAGACGGCACCGATATCGCGGCGGGCCTGCTGTTCATGGCAATCGCGGGCTTTTTTGGCTGGCAGGGGCTGGGGCTTGACCTGGGAACCTCGACCCGCATGGGGCCGGGGTATTTCCCGATGGTCCTGTCGGGGCTGCTGTTCATCCTGGGGGCGGTGATCCTGTTCAAGGCCTTCGGGCGGCCCGATGACGAACCCATGGGCCGCATCGCCTGGCGGGGCATCCTGTTCATCCTGCCCGCGCCGATCTTCTTTGGCCTGACGGTGCGCGGTCTGGGCTTTGTGCCGGCGTTGTTCATCACCACGCTGATCGCCAGCCAGGCATCGGTGCGGATGCGCCCGCTGCCCGCGCTGATCCTGGCAGTGGCCGTCACGATCATGTCCACGCTGATCTTCAGCTATGGCCTGGGGCTGCCGTTCCGGCGCTTCGGTCCCTGGCTGCCGCTGTAAGGGGCGCCCATGGACCTGCTATCGAACCTCGCTCTGGGCTTCAGCGTCGCATCCTCGCTGGAAAACCTGGCCTTCTGCCTGATCGGGGTGCTGCTGGGCACGCTGATCGGGGTGCTGCCCGGCATCGGCGCCACGGCCACCATCGCCATGCTGCTGCCGATCACGTTCCAGTTGGAACCCGTGTCCTCGCTGATCATGCTGGCGGGCATCTATTATGGCGCGCAATACGGCGGATCGACCACGGCGATCCTGATCAACATGCCGGGCGAAAGTTCGTCCGCCGTGACCGCCATTGACGGATACCAGATGGCCCGCCAGGGCCGCGCGGGAACGGCGCTTGCCACGGCGGCCCTGGGATCGTTCTTCGCGGGCAGCGTGGCGACGTTCCTGGTGGCGATCTTTGCGCCCCCCTTGACCACCATCGCCCTGAAATTCGGCGCGGCCGAATATTTCAGCCTGATGGTGATGGGCCTGGTCATGTCGGTGGCCCTGGCCCATGGGTCGGTCCTGAAGGCCTTGGCCATGGTGGTGCTGGGCCTGCTGCTGGGCATGGTCGGCACCGATGTCTATACCGGCGCGCCGCGCTTCACGATGGGCATCACCCAGTTCGCGGACGGCCTGAATTTCGTGGCGGTGGCCGTGGGCGTCTTCGGCATCGCGGAAATCCTGCGCAACCTGGAAGACGAACACGACCGGCAGGTGATGACCAAGAACATCAACCGCCTGTTCCCCACCCGCGACGAGTTCCGCCAGATGGTCGGTCCGGTTCTGCGCGGCACGGCGGTGGGGTCCGTCCTGGGCATCCTGCCGGGCGGCGGCGCGATCCTGGCGGCATTCGCCAGCTATACGGTCGAAAAGAAGCTGTCCAAGCACCCCGAGGAATTCGGCAAGGGCGCCCTGGCCGGCGTCGCCGGTCCCGAATCCGCCAACAACGCGGGCGCGCAGACCAGCTTCATTCCGCTGCTGACGCTGGGGATCCCGGCGAACCCGGTCATGGCGCTGATGATCGGGGCGATGATCATCCAGGGCATCGTGCCGGGGCCGAACGTGGTCTCGGAACAGCCCGCGCTGTTCTGGGGCATCATCGCGTCGATGTGGATCGGCAACCTGATGCTGGTGGTTCTGAACCTGCCCCTGATCGGGCTGTGGGTGAAGCTGCTGACCGTGCCCTATTACGTGCTGTTCCCGATCATCATGGCGATGTGTTCGATCGGGGTCTATTCCGTCAACTCGAACCCCTATGACCTGTTCGCCGTCGCCGGCTTCGGCCTGCTGGGATACATCATGTCCAAGCTGCGCTGCGAACCCGCGCCGCTGCTGCTGGGCTTCGTCCTGGGTCCGCTGCTGGAGGAGAACCTGCGCCGGGCGATGATCCTGTCGCGCGGCGATCCCACCACCTTTGTCACAAGGCCCATCAGCGCCGCCCTGCTGATCCTGTCGCTGGCGATCCTGGTGCTGGTGTTCCTGCCCCAGATCCGCAAGCGCCGCGACGAGGTCTTCACCGAAACCGACGCCTGACCACAACCAAGGAAGATTACCATGCCATCCATCACCCGCCGCGTCCTGCTGGCATCGACCCTTGCTCTGGGCCTTGCCGGAACGGCAGCCGCCGAATTTCCCGAACGCCAGGTCACCCTGGTCATCCCCTTTGCCGCAGGCGGTTCCACCGACGTGGTGGGCCGCATCGTCGCCGAACGGATGAGCGCGGAACTGGGCCAGCAGATCGTCGTCCAGAACGTCGGCGGCGCGGGCGGCAGCCTGGGCGCGCAGCAGGTCGCCCAGGCTGAGCCTGACGGCTATACGATCCTGATGGGCACCGTCGCCACGCACGCCCTGAACCCGTTGATCCTGAAGCAGAAGCCCTATGACCCGGTGGCGGATTTCGCGCCCGTGTCGCTGCTGGTGCTGGTGCCGAACGTGCTGGCCGTCCATCCCGACGTGCCCGCCCAGACCGTGCAGGAACTGATAGACCTGGCCAAGGCCGAACCGCTGGCCTATGCATCCTCGGGCAACGGCACGCCGCTGCACCTGTCGGGCGAGTTGTTCAAGGCCATGGCAGGGGTCGAGATCGACCACATCCCCTACAAGGGATCCGGCCCGGCGCTGACGGATGTGCTGGGCAACCAGGTGCCGATCATCTTCGACAACCTGCCCTCGGCTTCCGGTCATATCAGCAGCGGCAAGCTGCGCGCCCTGGGCGTGACCACGGCGGAACGCGCGCCCAGCTTCCCCGACGTGCCCGCCATCGCCGAAACCCTTCCGGGTTATGAAACCTACAGCTGGAACGCCCTGTTCGCCCCCGCAGGCACCCCGCCCGAGGCTGTCGAGGCGCTTGCCGCCGCCGCCCAGGCCGCCATGGCCGACCCGGCGGTCGTCGAACGCATGGGCGAGTTTTCCGCGACCATTGTCGCCTCGACCCCTGCGGAACTGGCGGACCATGTCGGGGCCGAGATGGCGAAATGGGAACCCGTGGTCCGCGACGCCAACGTCAGCATGGATTGAACCAACCGGCCCTGCGGGGGTTGCATTCGGTGCGTTCCACGCCAAGGATCGC harbors:
- a CDS encoding MacB family efflux pump subunit — encoded protein: MDQPIIQLSGIGRSYPQGEGALTVLRDVDLTIAPGEFVAIMGASGSGKTTLMNILGCLDRPSTGTYRFAGQDIGTLDNAQLAALRRERFGFIFQRYHLLPELTALGNVEIPAVYRGEAASARRARAASLLDRLGMGARLDHRPAALSGGQQQRVSIARALMNDASVILADEPTGALDSRSGEEVLSILSELNADGRTIIIVTHDPKVAARARRVIEISDGRIIADRRNQPDTAAAVRRQAAARGASALPGSAFFEALRMAVVSMRAHKLRSFLTMLGIIIGIASVVSVVALGEGSRQRVLANISSLGTNTLEVFPGRDFGDMRSGRIQTLVASDAEALARLPFVAAATPGTAATATIRFGGTQANAQISGVGADYFTVTGSAIIAGRGFDTTAIARMAQEVVIDTNTRDSLFADRMDDGVGQVIYAGNAMLRVVGVAEIASRGPGGSQTLRLYAPYTTVQARYLGTSTLSSLTLRIADEADMAAAQAAVTDFLTQRHGTQDFFIVNTDQIRETITSTTGALTLLISAIAVISLVVGGIGVMNIMLVSVTERVSEIGLRMAVGARRSDILQQFLIEAVLVCMIGGVLGIAAALGFGVVFDRFSTSFTMIQSPNAMIAALVSSTLIGITFGFLPARSAARMDPVAALSKG
- a CDS encoding tripartite tricarboxylate transporter substrate-binding protein; the protein is MTASKLIGALFAATILSAPAWAQTYPERQITMVVPFSAGGPTDTVARLVAERMSADLGQQIVVQNVGGAGGTLGAGQVANAEADGYTVLLHHIGMATSDTLYRNLAYETLDAFEYVGLVTEVPMVVTARQDFEPADFPAFIEYVKANGDSLTLANAGIGAASHLCGMLLMQALEVPLVTVPYKGTGPAMTDLLGGQVDIMCDQTTNTTQQIKGGTIKAYAVTTPERLDLFPDLPTAAESGLEAMQFGIWHGIYTPKGTAPEINARLSESLQKALADEGVAKAMADLGTAPSSAEEATPEALKAKLESEIARWKPVIEAAGVYAD
- a CDS encoding tripartite tricarboxylate transporter TctB family protein; this translates as MSTKPKDGTDIAAGLLFMAIAGFFGWQGLGLDLGTSTRMGPGYFPMVLSGLLFILGAVILFKAFGRPDDEPMGRIAWRGILFILPAPIFFGLTVRGLGFVPALFITTLIASQASVRMRPLPALILAVAVTIMSTLIFSYGLGLPFRRFGPWLPL
- a CDS encoding tripartite tricarboxylate transporter permease; amino-acid sequence: MDLLSNLALGFSVASSLENLAFCLIGVLLGTLIGVLPGIGATATIAMLLPITFQLEPVSSLIMLAGIYYGAQYGGSTTAILINMPGESSSAVTAIDGYQMARQGRAGTALATAALGSFFAGSVATFLVAIFAPPLTTIALKFGAAEYFSLMVMGLVMSVALAHGSVLKALAMVVLGLLLGMVGTDVYTGAPRFTMGITQFADGLNFVAVAVGVFGIAEILRNLEDEHDRQVMTKNINRLFPTRDEFRQMVGPVLRGTAVGSVLGILPGGGAILAAFASYTVEKKLSKHPEEFGKGALAGVAGPESANNAGAQTSFIPLLTLGIPANPVMALMIGAMIIQGIVPGPNVVSEQPALFWGIIASMWIGNLMLVVLNLPLIGLWVKLLTVPYYVLFPIIMAMCSIGVYSVNSNPYDLFAVAGFGLLGYIMSKLRCEPAPLLLGFVLGPLLEENLRRAMILSRGDPTTFVTRPISAALLILSLAILVLVFLPQIRKRRDEVFTETDA
- a CDS encoding Bug family tripartite tricarboxylate transporter substrate binding protein; translated protein: MPSITRRVLLASTLALGLAGTAAAEFPERQVTLVIPFAAGGSTDVVGRIVAERMSAELGQQIVVQNVGGAGGSLGAQQVAQAEPDGYTILMGTVATHALNPLILKQKPYDPVADFAPVSLLVLVPNVLAVHPDVPAQTVQELIDLAKAEPLAYASSGNGTPLHLSGELFKAMAGVEIDHIPYKGSGPALTDVLGNQVPIIFDNLPSASGHISSGKLRALGVTTAERAPSFPDVPAIAETLPGYETYSWNALFAPAGTPPEAVEALAAAAQAAMADPAVVERMGEFSATIVASTPAELADHVGAEMAKWEPVVRDANVSMD